One window from the genome of Spirosoma rhododendri encodes:
- a CDS encoding beta strand repeat-containing protein, with protein sequence MTHSLPSFSRLGLRMLSLLLLLGTSLVVQAQSNATPAIRYVRTDGPNANPATATTWANSTANLQGAINASAAGDQVWVAAGTYKPGGDANSNRNVSFSMKNGVAIYGGFAGTEGNLSQRVPANALATILSGDIGIVGNSADNSYTVISNPRGLTNSAVLDGFLITGGTGVNNSGGMYNNGLGDYGSTSSSGFVCSPTVRNCSFQGNSSLNGAGAMDNDGTYAGASSPVLINCSFQGNSSLNGAGAMDNDGSRGGTSSPVLTNCSFLDNSTTNGGGAITNDGSRGASSPVLTNCSFLNNSSRSSAGVIQSDGFGGTSNSVMTNCIVFGNKGNGGLLQNTFYMSQASVSATYSLFETGITNYSNGGNNLTTAVSPFVSDTDTRLNACAPAIDAGNNAANTTATDLAGNPRRYNGGTIDMGAYEYQGDPNFPISIIRQPASGSAVCAGATVITSVSTTGTVSAYQWYKDGQAVSGQTSATLMLPNVQPAQSGSYSVVVTGACNSVTSTAFSLTVNAPPTVDLSNNGPLTCAQTSVTLTASGTSGSTYAFSGPGGPITSGGNTASVSSPGTYTVTASLNGCTSTTTTSVTSNTVVVTATLAASPSTTLTCAQPTLTLTASGGDTYRFSPNVAAQTGNQATVAQAGVYSVTATNTATGCFSTTSITISQDNAAPSASLVSSGPLSCNVTSATLTASPNGQSYRFSDGATPIGTTNQATVTTAGTYSVTVLSANGCSSVASVTVTGDQTVPTVSITPTTAMLSCTAPSVVLTASASAGSLIWSTGQTTASISVNVAGTYSVTVTSSNGCQAVAQATVSGTTDAPTAPTLAAAPATTTTNQPITVTASGCTGGTITWTALGGTGQASGNTYTLTQPGNYTLSASCSLNGCTSSPSAPLALQIRPGGFAITGVSMVNCELFDEAKGGYRVQFTPQYTGQTSDPISFSVVNELATTTAPAPYSLRLYTDNPVITLVAAQAGNGEARFAYNWRASCQSGTSPNRPPTTAGIPNQTIVEGQAYQLQLTSYFTDPDGQALTFQASGLPAGLSLTGSVISGTPAQTGVSTVKVTAIDPGGLQVSTSFQLTASPMPVTPPSGFAIVGVSTVSCQVIGAGERQLTFTPQYAGVSGAPISFSVVNELRPTTEPGPYTLRLYNDNPAITLSAQQGSAVSTYRYNWLSVCNPTGRLGLGEAESVLVVRVLGNPVYGNIAEVEISGASGQAVQLNLIDMQGKPVHAQRIDQAGAIERVRLPLGNAKGQLLLQVSTATERRVIKLLKP encoded by the coding sequence ATGACACATTCTTTACCTTCTTTTTCCCGACTTGGCCTGCGAATGCTCAGCCTGCTCCTGCTGCTGGGCACTAGCCTGGTGGTTCAAGCTCAGTCGAACGCGACCCCGGCCATCCGCTACGTGCGCACCGATGGGCCAAATGCCAACCCGGCTACGGCCACCACCTGGGCCAACAGTACTGCCAACCTACAGGGGGCCATCAACGCCAGTGCCGCCGGGGATCAGGTCTGGGTGGCGGCCGGTACCTACAAGCCCGGGGGCGATGCCAACTCTAACCGTAACGTCAGCTTTTCCATGAAGAACGGGGTGGCGATCTACGGCGGCTTCGCGGGCACTGAAGGCAACCTGAGCCAACGGGTGCCGGCTAATGCCCTGGCGACAATCCTCAGTGGCGACATTGGCATTGTGGGTAACTCCGCTGACAACAGTTACACCGTCATCAGCAACCCGCGGGGCTTAACCAACTCGGCGGTGCTCGATGGCTTCCTCATCACCGGCGGTACTGGTGTAAACAATAGCGGGGGGATGTACAATAATGGTCTTGGCGATTATGGTAGTACCAGTAGCAGCGGCTTCGTGTGCAGCCCCACGGTGCGGAACTGCTCGTTTCAGGGCAATTCGTCTCTCAATGGGGCCGGGGCCATGGACAATGACGGGACCTATGCCGGCGCTAGTAGTCCAGTGCTGATCAACTGCTCGTTTCAGGGCAATTCGTCTCTCAATGGGGCCGGAGCCATGGACAACGATGGGTCTCGTGGGGGCACTAGTAGTCCGGTGCTGACCAACTGCTCGTTTCTGGACAATTCAACTACAAATGGGGGTGGGGCCATAACCAATGATGGGTCCAGGGGCGCTAGTAGTCCAGTGCTGACCAACTGCTCGTTTCTGAATAACTCATCTAGAAGTTCGGCCGGGGTTATACAAAGCGATGGTTTCGGTGGTACCAGTAATTCGGTGATGACCAACTGCATCGTATTCGGTAATAAGGGGAATGGGGGGTTGTTGCAGAATACGTTTTATATGTCCCAAGCCAGCGTCTCAGCAACCTACTCGTTGTTCGAGACAGGTATAACAAACTACAGCAATGGGGGTAACAACTTGACCACCGCTGTTTCCCCCTTTGTCAGTGACACCGATACCCGGCTCAACGCCTGCGCACCCGCCATTGATGCGGGCAATAACGCGGCCAACACCACCGCTACCGACCTGGCCGGTAATCCCCGTCGCTACAACGGAGGCACGATCGATATGGGGGCCTACGAGTATCAGGGGGACCCCAACTTTCCCATCAGCATCATCCGGCAACCCGCCAGCGGCTCAGCCGTCTGTGCCGGGGCTACCGTCATCACCTCCGTGAGCACCACCGGCACGGTCAGCGCCTACCAGTGGTACAAAGACGGTCAAGCCGTTAGTGGGCAGACCTCAGCCACGCTCATGCTACCCAATGTGCAGCCCGCCCAGAGTGGCTCGTATTCGGTCGTCGTCACCGGCGCCTGCAACAGCGTGACCAGCACCGCCTTTAGCCTGACGGTCAACGCCCCGCCCACCGTGGACCTGAGCAACAACGGCCCCCTGACCTGCGCCCAGACCAGCGTTACGCTCACCGCCAGCGGCACCAGTGGCTCCACCTACGCCTTTAGTGGGCCGGGTGGCCCCATCACCAGCGGTGGCAACACGGCCAGCGTGAGCAGCCCCGGCACCTACACCGTCACGGCCAGTCTGAACGGCTGCACCAGCACCACCACCACCAGCGTGACCAGCAATACGGTTGTCGTGACGGCTACGCTAGCAGCCAGCCCCTCGACCACGCTCACCTGCGCCCAGCCTACCCTCACACTGACGGCCTCGGGCGGGGACACCTACCGCTTTAGCCCCAACGTGGCGGCCCAGACTGGCAACCAGGCGACGGTGGCCCAGGCCGGGGTGTACTCGGTGACGGCGACCAACACCGCTACGGGCTGTTTTAGTACCACCAGCATCACCATCAGCCAGGACAATGCGGCCCCCTCGGCCAGCCTGGTCAGCAGTGGGCCCCTCAGCTGTAACGTGACCAGTGCCACGCTGACGGCCAGCCCCAACGGGCAATCCTACCGCTTCAGTGACGGAGCCACCCCGATTGGCACCACCAATCAGGCCACGGTCACGACGGCGGGCACGTACTCGGTGACGGTGCTGTCAGCCAATGGCTGCTCATCGGTAGCCTCCGTCACGGTGACGGGCGATCAGACGGTGCCCACCGTATCGATTACTCCCACCACGGCCATGCTAAGCTGTACCGCACCCAGCGTGGTGCTGACGGCGAGCGCATCGGCCGGTAGCCTGATCTGGAGCACCGGGCAAACTACCGCCAGCATTAGCGTCAACGTAGCCGGTACTTACTCGGTGACCGTCACTAGCAGCAACGGTTGCCAGGCCGTAGCCCAGGCCACCGTCAGCGGCACCACCGATGCGCCGACCGCCCCCACCCTCGCAGCCGCTCCGGCAACGACCACCACCAACCAGCCCATCACCGTTACGGCCAGCGGCTGCACGGGTGGAACCATCACCTGGACCGCTCTGGGTGGCACGGGCCAGGCCAGCGGCAACACCTACACGCTGACCCAGCCGGGTAACTATACCCTCTCGGCCAGCTGCTCGCTCAACGGCTGCACCAGTAGCCCCTCGGCCCCACTCGCGCTGCAAATCCGGCCCGGCGGCTTTGCCATCACGGGGGTGAGCATGGTCAACTGCGAGCTCTTCGACGAAGCTAAAGGCGGCTACCGGGTGCAGTTCACCCCCCAGTACACCGGCCAGACCAGCGACCCCATCAGCTTCTCAGTGGTCAACGAACTGGCAACGACAACCGCTCCCGCCCCGTACTCGCTGCGGCTCTACACCGACAATCCGGTGATTACCCTGGTGGCCGCTCAGGCGGGCAACGGCGAAGCCCGCTTCGCTTACAACTGGCGGGCGTCCTGCCAGAGTGGTACCAGCCCCAACCGGCCACCGACCACCGCGGGCATCCCCAACCAGACCATCGTAGAGGGGCAGGCCTACCAGCTGCAACTGACCAGCTATTTCACCGACCCCGACGGGCAGGCCCTGACCTTCCAGGCCTCGGGTCTACCGGCGGGCCTGAGCCTGACGGGTTCGGTTATCAGCGGCACACCCGCTCAGACAGGCGTATCGACGGTCAAAGTAACGGCGATTGACCCCGGCGGGCTGCAAGTGAGCACGAGCTTCCAACTGACGGCGAGTCCCATGCCCGTTACGCCCCCTTCGGGCTTTGCTATCGTGGGCGTATCGACCGTAAGTTGCCAGGTGATCGGAGCGGGCGAGCGTCAGCTGACGTTTACGCCCCAGTATGCCGGCGTAAGTGGAGCGCCCATCAGCTTCTCGGTGGTCAACGAGCTACGGCCCACTACGGAGCCGGGTCCCTACACGCTGCGGCTTTACAACGACAACCCAGCCATTACCCTGAGCGCACAGCAGGGTTCGGCGGTAAGCACCTACCGCTACAACTGGCTGTCGGTGTGCAACCCGACGGGGCGGCTTGGTCTGGGTGAAGCCGAATCAGTCCTGGTGGTTCGGGTGTTGGGTAACCCCGTGTATGGCAACATCGCCGAGGTGGAGATCAGCGGAGCCAGCGGGCAGGCCGTGCAACTCAACCTGATCGACATGCAGGGCAAACCGGTGCACGCGCAACGGATTGACCAGGCGGGTGCTATCGAACGGGTACGCCTGCCGCTGGGCAATGCGAAAGGGCAGTTGCTGTTGCAGGTGAGCACCGCCACCGAACGTCGGGTGATTAAATTGCTCAAGCCGTAA
- a CDS encoding sulfatase family protein produces MKNTLLAGCTLVLITSLLAAFRPEVNAPTRPRNIIFILADDHRYDFMGFTGKVPGLQTPNLDRLAREGAHVRNAFVSTALCSPSRASILTGQYAHTHKVVDNFAPLTPGLRFFPQYLKKAGYKTAFLGKWHMGNTDDAPQPGFDYWLSFRGQGDYYNPTFNINGKRVSYTDSSYTTDLLTDYALKWLNTVDKSKPFCLYLSHKAVHAGFQPAKRHRNAFRNTPINYPETMYLTATDSSKVWGESTPGAKPVVSPDLKVNMADMPNWVKQQRYSWHGVDYLYHGTISFNDFYRQYCETLLGVDDSVGRVLAWLEQNGQLDNTMVVYMGDNGFSFGERGLIDKRHMYEESMRVPLLVRCPAVARPGTKLESVVQNIDLAPTFLAYAGLPKPAQMQGNSFLPLLKGERIPWRDRAFYEYYWEADFPQTPTMFGVRTDRYKYIFNHGVWDANELYDLQSDPQEVNNLIRSPAHQAIAKDMKDQVFTWLESTGGLQIPLHPIRQKRFDHRYEGNY; encoded by the coding sequence ATGAAAAACACGCTCCTTGCCGGATGTACATTGGTGCTTATCACCAGTTTGCTGGCTGCGTTCCGGCCGGAGGTGAACGCGCCCACCCGGCCGCGCAACATCATCTTTATCCTGGCCGACGATCACCGCTACGACTTCATGGGCTTTACCGGGAAAGTGCCCGGTCTGCAAACGCCCAACCTCGACCGGCTGGCCCGCGAGGGTGCCCACGTGCGAAACGCGTTCGTCAGCACGGCCCTGTGTTCTCCTAGTCGGGCCAGCATCCTGACGGGGCAGTACGCTCACACGCATAAGGTGGTCGACAATTTTGCTCCGCTGACGCCGGGGTTGCGGTTCTTTCCCCAGTACCTGAAAAAAGCGGGGTATAAAACGGCGTTTCTGGGCAAGTGGCACATGGGCAACACCGACGATGCCCCGCAGCCCGGCTTCGATTACTGGCTCAGCTTCAGAGGGCAGGGCGACTACTACAACCCGACGTTTAACATCAACGGCAAGCGCGTATCGTATACCGACAGCAGCTACACCACCGACCTGCTCACCGACTACGCGCTGAAATGGCTCAACACGGTCGATAAGAGCAAGCCGTTCTGTTTGTACCTCTCGCACAAGGCCGTTCATGCGGGTTTTCAACCCGCCAAACGCCACCGGAATGCGTTTCGGAATACGCCGATCAATTACCCCGAAACGATGTACCTGACGGCTACCGACAGCAGTAAAGTGTGGGGCGAATCCACGCCGGGCGCCAAGCCCGTTGTCAGCCCTGATCTGAAAGTCAACATGGCGGATATGCCGAACTGGGTGAAGCAGCAGCGCTACAGCTGGCACGGCGTCGACTATCTCTATCACGGCACGATCAGCTTCAACGATTTCTACCGGCAGTACTGCGAAACGCTGCTGGGTGTTGACGACAGTGTGGGCCGGGTGCTGGCGTGGCTCGAGCAGAACGGACAACTGGACAACACGATGGTCGTCTACATGGGCGACAACGGCTTTAGCTTCGGCGAACGGGGGCTGATTGACAAGCGGCATATGTACGAAGAGTCGATGCGGGTGCCGTTGCTGGTGCGTTGTCCGGCGGTGGCTAGGCCCGGTACGAAGCTGGAATCCGTCGTGCAGAACATCGATCTGGCCCCGACCTTTCTGGCGTATGCGGGACTACCCAAACCGGCACAGATGCAGGGCAATTCGTTTCTGCCGCTGCTCAAAGGGGAGCGCATCCCCTGGCGCGACCGGGCGTTCTACGAGTACTACTGGGAAGCCGATTTTCCGCAGACACCCACCATGTTCGGTGTGCGGACGGATCGCTACAAATACATTTTCAACCACGGTGTCTGGGACGCTAACGAACTCTACGACCTGCAAAGCGACCCACAGGAAGTCAATAATCTGATTCGGAGTCCGGCGCATCAGGCCATTGCCAAGGATATGAAAGACCAGGTGTTTACCTGGCTCGAATCGACGGGTGGGCTCCAGATTCCATTACACCCCATCCGGCAAAAACGCTTTGACCACCGTTACGAGGGTAATTATTAG
- a CDS encoding formylglycine-generating enzyme family protein, with translation MRLFGTVLTITTVALAACQSDTKRDTTATTVPAHRTATGSTAGMVWLPGGSFRMGSDEFADARPVHNVTVDGFWMDTHEVTNAEFAQFVKQTGYRTTAERPLDPADYPDVPADKLVQGSAVFTPPAQAVSLDNPLQWWQYVGGANWQHPAGPGSSIRGHENEPVVHVSYDDAMAYANWTGKRLPTEAEWEFAARAGREEQPYYWGNTQTPGGKWVSNIYQGDFPQRNTRADGFAGIAPVKSFPANPYGLYDMEGNVWEWCQDLYRPDYYSQSPTANPPGPADSYDPDEPGSVKRVQRGGSFLCSDQYCTRYKAGSRGKGEVSSGSNNLGFRCVRDK, from the coding sequence ATGCGGTTATTCGGTACTGTGCTGACAATCACGACTGTGGCTCTAGCGGCCTGTCAGTCAGATACGAAACGCGATACGACGGCGACGACGGTACCAGCCCATCGAACCGCGACCGGCAGCACGGCGGGCATGGTCTGGTTGCCGGGCGGATCGTTTCGGATGGGCAGCGACGAATTTGCCGATGCCCGCCCGGTGCATAACGTTACGGTCGACGGGTTTTGGATGGATACGCACGAGGTGACCAATGCCGAGTTTGCTCAATTTGTTAAACAGACGGGCTACCGGACAACCGCCGAACGGCCACTCGACCCGGCTGACTATCCGGACGTTCCGGCCGACAAACTGGTGCAGGGTTCGGCCGTCTTTACACCCCCGGCGCAGGCCGTGTCGCTCGATAATCCGTTGCAGTGGTGGCAGTATGTGGGTGGGGCCAACTGGCAGCACCCGGCCGGCCCCGGCAGCTCGATCCGGGGGCACGAGAACGAACCCGTTGTGCACGTTAGTTACGACGATGCGATGGCCTACGCCAACTGGACCGGGAAACGACTGCCTACCGAAGCCGAATGGGAATTTGCCGCACGAGCCGGGCGCGAAGAGCAACCCTACTACTGGGGCAACACACAGACGCCCGGCGGTAAATGGGTGTCCAACATCTATCAGGGCGACTTCCCGCAGCGCAACACCCGCGCCGATGGCTTTGCCGGTATCGCGCCCGTGAAGAGCTTTCCCGCCAACCCCTACGGTCTCTACGACATGGAAGGTAATGTCTGGGAATGGTGTCAGGATTTGTACCGTCCCGACTATTACAGTCAATCGCCCACGGCCAATCCACCGGGACCGGCCGACAGCTACGACCCTGACGAACCGGGAAGTGTCAAGCGGGTGCAGCGGGGCGGGTCTTTTCTGTGCAGCGATCAGTATTGCACCCGCTACAAAGCCGGTAGTCGGGGAAAAGGGGAGGTCAGCAGCGGCAGCAATAATCTCGGTTTCCGCTGCGTGCGCGACAAATAG
- a CDS encoding glycoside hydrolase family 2 protein, with product MNRFTIGRLIGLLVLVSYWANAQTTYELTAGWRCNPIGKTTGAGTAISTPTYALNGWQPAVVPGTVLTTMLANRQVPDPFYGMNNEAIPDIYRTGRDYYTYWFVNEFTEAPKTGQQVWLNFRGINYSCDVFLNGHKLNTKRFTGMFLRQSYNITPFLQKDGKNRLAVIVYPPDPVGNPNGGQGGDGTIARNVAHQYVAGWDWIQPMRDRNTGIWDKVTIEKTGAVNVRNPHVVTRVPGQRTPTGTQSPATIRPSAELENATGAMQTGTLRYTMNGQTVTKNVSLAPHTTTTVDLPALTLANPRLWWPNGYGEQYLYPASMQFVTGSQTVSDEEKLAVGVREMQTEWNSTTRSRQVSVNGQKVFIKGANWIVSDAMLRLSPERYNAEIRFHRDMNLNLMRVWGGALLERPEFYEACDRYGLLVMQDFWGSGDCNGRWVDPAKKDDQWTRRQYPDDHALFLTSAADQIKMIRNHASLAMWCGGNEITLPQDIMTPLRDSILPKLDGTRWFIDYSNSDEMSFNFLGGNGDGPYGIQPINRFWAYRTWPFNSEVGSVGVNDYASLERFMPDANRVAPVYVPGGKSVVDSVWQYHKYIGYDASIDPYGKATDIRDFTKKAQLVNYDQYRALMEGFSSHMWDWYTGTIIWKTQNPWTAMRGQMYDYYLDPNAGLYGLHHGSEPLHIMYNPVDSMVMVANNTFQYHRDMMMVIKVYDMAGRDTTLTQVFSEIGPTLVRPYVPINRAIRNLTRANGAFLNLQLLDLNRKPISDNLYWLPDSTGTHSGLQQLAKAPVRLSARQVAAGKVEVTLTNPAGGPVAFFNRLSLVDATTKKRLLPVFYSDNYVSVPPGQQKTITLDYTPGQVMPLVSLEGWNVPEQFAPVGQ from the coding sequence ATGAATCGATTCACCATCGGCCGACTTATCGGCCTGCTCGTACTGGTGTCGTACTGGGCCAACGCACAGACGACGTACGAGCTTACCGCTGGCTGGCGCTGCAATCCCATCGGCAAAACAACCGGTGCTGGCACCGCGATTTCCACGCCGACCTACGCGCTGAATGGCTGGCAACCTGCCGTTGTGCCCGGCACCGTGCTGACGACTATGCTGGCCAACAGGCAGGTGCCTGACCCGTTCTACGGCATGAATAACGAAGCCATTCCCGACATCTACCGCACGGGTCGCGACTACTACACCTACTGGTTTGTCAATGAGTTTACGGAAGCACCGAAAACGGGCCAACAGGTCTGGCTCAACTTCCGGGGCATCAACTACAGTTGCGACGTTTTCCTGAATGGCCATAAGCTGAACACGAAGCGGTTCACGGGGATGTTTCTCCGGCAGAGCTACAACATCACGCCCTTCCTGCAAAAAGACGGGAAAAACCGGCTGGCCGTCATCGTTTACCCACCCGACCCGGTCGGGAATCCCAACGGGGGGCAGGGGGGCGACGGCACCATCGCCCGGAACGTGGCCCATCAGTACGTCGCTGGCTGGGACTGGATTCAGCCCATGCGCGACCGGAACACCGGTATCTGGGACAAGGTGACCATCGAAAAAACGGGCGCGGTCAACGTCCGCAATCCGCACGTCGTCACCCGCGTGCCCGGTCAGCGAACGCCAACGGGAACGCAGTCGCCCGCTACGATCCGCCCATCGGCCGAGTTGGAAAACGCGACGGGTGCGATGCAGACTGGTACCCTGCGCTACACCATGAATGGGCAGACGGTGACCAAGAACGTTAGCCTGGCCCCGCATACTACCACCACCGTCGATCTACCCGCGCTAACGCTGGCGAACCCCCGGCTGTGGTGGCCCAACGGCTACGGTGAGCAGTACTTGTATCCCGCGTCGATGCAGTTCGTAACGGGTTCGCAAACCGTGTCGGACGAGGAGAAACTGGCCGTAGGTGTACGGGAAATGCAGACCGAGTGGAACAGCACTACCCGCAGCCGGCAGGTCAGCGTCAATGGGCAGAAAGTGTTTATCAAGGGTGCCAACTGGATCGTGTCCGACGCCATGCTGCGGCTGTCGCCCGAACGCTACAACGCCGAAATCCGCTTCCACCGCGACATGAACCTCAACCTGATGCGGGTGTGGGGCGGTGCGCTGCTCGAACGGCCGGAGTTTTACGAAGCCTGCGACCGATACGGCCTGCTGGTGATGCAGGACTTCTGGGGATCGGGTGATTGCAACGGTCGCTGGGTCGACCCGGCGAAGAAAGACGACCAATGGACCCGCCGACAGTACCCCGACGACCACGCGCTGTTTTTGACCTCGGCCGCCGATCAGATCAAGATGATACGCAACCATGCGTCGCTGGCGATGTGGTGCGGGGGCAACGAAATTACACTGCCGCAGGACATTATGACGCCCCTCCGCGATTCGATCCTGCCCAAACTCGACGGGACGCGCTGGTTTATCGACTACTCCAACTCCGATGAGATGTCGTTCAATTTCCTCGGTGGTAATGGCGACGGTCCCTACGGCATTCAGCCGATCAACCGGTTCTGGGCGTACCGCACATGGCCGTTCAACTCGGAAGTCGGGTCGGTAGGGGTGAACGATTACGCATCGCTGGAGCGGTTCATGCCCGACGCCAACCGCGTGGCCCCGGTCTACGTGCCGGGCGGTAAAAGCGTGGTCGATTCGGTTTGGCAGTACCACAAATACATCGGTTACGACGCATCCATCGACCCCTACGGCAAGGCCACTGACATTCGCGACTTCACGAAGAAAGCGCAGCTCGTCAACTACGATCAATACCGCGCGCTGATGGAAGGATTTTCGTCGCACATGTGGGACTGGTACACGGGTACGATCATCTGGAAAACGCAAAACCCCTGGACGGCCATGCGCGGGCAGATGTATGATTACTACCTCGACCCCAACGCCGGGCTGTACGGCCTGCACCACGGCAGCGAACCCCTGCACATCATGTACAACCCCGTCGACAGCATGGTGATGGTGGCTAACAACACCTTCCAGTACCACCGCGACATGATGATGGTTATCAAGGTCTACGACATGGCCGGGCGCGATACGACGCTAACGCAGGTATTCTCGGAAATCGGCCCGACGCTGGTGCGCCCCTACGTCCCGATCAACCGCGCCATCCGCAACCTGACGCGCGCTAACGGGGCCTTCCTGAACCTGCAACTCCTCGACCTGAACCGGAAACCGATCAGCGATAACCTGTACTGGCTCCCCGACTCGACGGGTACCCATTCGGGCCTGCAACAACTGGCGAAAGCCCCCGTCCGGCTCAGCGCCCGGCAGGTGGCTGCTGGTAAGGTCGAGGTGACGCTGACCAACCCCGCCGGTGGTCCGGTCGCCTTCTTCAACCGCCTGTCGTTGGTCGACGCGACGACGAAAAAACGGCTGCTCCCCGTCTTCTACAGCGACAATTACGTATCGGTGCCACCCGGTCAGCAGAAAACAATCACGCTGGACTACACCCCCGGACAGGTTATGCCGCTCGTATCGCTGGAAGGCTGGAACGTCCCCGAACAGTTCGCGCCGGTAGGGCAGTAG
- a CDS encoding RNA polymerase sigma factor yields the protein MNEQELWQAFQAGDEGAYTQLYQQHIKAMYRYGMSLVAVSESFVLDCIHDVFTELWAKRTRLSTPDNIRYYLLRALKNRIMHLLERKERPLSPLLETDYDALWAEPDADLLDALETADNQQQRLQRLIAQLPPRQQEALKLRFVENMNYDQIGAVLAVNQQSAKNLVFRAVEKLRRLIISISLIFQLFFWV from the coding sequence GTGAACGAACAAGAACTCTGGCAGGCGTTTCAGGCAGGTGATGAAGGTGCGTATACCCAGTTGTATCAGCAGCACATCAAAGCCATGTACCGATACGGCATGAGTCTCGTCGCGGTGTCGGAATCGTTCGTGCTCGACTGTATCCACGACGTATTTACCGAGCTGTGGGCGAAGCGTACCCGGCTGAGTACCCCGGACAACATCCGGTACTACCTGTTGAGGGCGCTCAAGAATCGCATCATGCACCTGCTCGAACGAAAGGAGCGACCCCTCTCGCCGTTGCTCGAAACGGATTACGACGCGCTGTGGGCCGAACCCGACGCGGACTTGCTCGACGCGCTGGAAACCGCCGATAATCAGCAGCAGCGGCTGCAACGACTGATTGCCCAACTGCCACCCCGGCAGCAGGAAGCCCTGAAACTGCGCTTCGTCGAAAACATGAACTACGATCAGATCGGAGCAGTACTGGCCGTCAATCAGCAGTCGGCGAAGAATCTGGTGTTTAGGGCTGTAGAGAAGCTAAGGCGATTGATAATCAGCATTTCTTTAATTTTTCAGCTATTTTTTTGGGTTTAG
- a CDS encoding FecR family protein yields the protein MQPAYNTFTTTDFLLDDAFVDHLLAPTDQSNRFWADWLANHPHCRDTWQQAERLVRAIEAGLYDYAHTQLPDDTIRQLLTRIQQTNAQHTPVANPIVRPLRRVWWVAAASVLLVAGFGLWWYSRPVSIYTQQLAAQPDPVSEFVNDTKAVQQITLPDRSTVELAPASRISYPRTFGQKNRPVYLSGEATFAVTKNAAKPFLVYANEVVTKVLGTRFVVRAYTGESSVHVQVQSGQVAVYQNKPAETANKQHGVLLLPNQQVVFNRQSDQFIKQIVDLPQIVVRPSSRERTATPAFTYSDTPIPQVIQDLQDAYGIEIRYNKDALASCQLTASLVDESFASKLRIICATVGATYDMVDGQVVINGGTCQ from the coding sequence GTGCAGCCTGCATACAACACCTTTACCACAACGGACTTCTTGCTGGATGATGCCTTCGTGGATCATCTGCTGGCGCCCACCGATCAGTCGAACCGGTTCTGGGCCGACTGGCTGGCGAATCATCCGCACTGCCGGGATACCTGGCAGCAGGCCGAACGGCTGGTTCGGGCCATCGAAGCGGGGCTGTACGACTACGCCCATACCCAACTGCCAGACGATACCATCCGGCAGTTGCTGACCCGCATTCAGCAAACCAACGCGCAGCATACGCCCGTAGCCAACCCGATTGTCCGGCCCCTGCGCCGGGTCTGGTGGGTGGCAGCGGCTTCGGTCCTGCTCGTGGCTGGCTTCGGCCTGTGGTGGTATAGCCGCCCGGTCTCGATTTATACGCAGCAGCTAGCCGCGCAGCCCGACCCCGTCAGCGAATTCGTGAACGATACGAAGGCGGTTCAGCAAATCACCTTACCCGACCGGTCGACGGTTGAGCTGGCACCGGCAAGCCGGATCAGTTACCCGCGCACGTTTGGCCAGAAAAATCGCCCGGTCTACCTCTCCGGCGAAGCCACGTTTGCCGTGACGAAGAACGCGGCCAAACCCTTCCTGGTCTACGCCAACGAAGTCGTTACCAAAGTGCTCGGCACCCGCTTCGTCGTGCGGGCCTATACGGGTGAGAGCAGCGTACACGTGCAGGTGCAGTCGGGGCAGGTGGCTGTTTACCAGAACAAACCGGCGGAGACGGCCAACAAACAACACGGCGTTTTGCTGCTGCCGAATCAGCAGGTTGTGTTCAACCGGCAATCCGATCAGTTCATCAAGCAGATCGTTGATCTGCCGCAAATCGTGGTGCGCCCGTCCAGCCGTGAACGAACCGCGACGCCCGCATTCACCTATAGCGACACGCCGATTCCGCAGGTGATTCAGGACTTGCAGGATGCCTACGGTATCGAGATCCGCTACAACAAAGACGCTCTCGCGAGCTGCCAGCTGACGGCGTCGCTGGTCGATGAGTCGTTTGCCAGTAAGCTCCGCATCATCTGCGCAACGGTCGGGGCCACCTACGACATGGTCGATGGTCAGGTCGTTATCAACGGCGGTACCTGTCAATAG